The following proteins are co-located in the Spinactinospora alkalitolerans genome:
- a CDS encoding Gfo/Idh/MocA family protein: MPPVRVLIVGAGSRGGGYAEWIRRHRDVAEVVAVAEPRPEYREPLAEAHGIAPELRFADWREAAALPRLADAALVCTLDDAHLEPAVALADRGYHLLVEKPLAQTRADCEAIVAAAHRNDVLLGVCHVLRYTAYTRMLKEIIDSGRIGEIVSVDHVEPVGFWHQAHSYVRGNWRRTADTAPMLMAKSCHDLDWLRHMIGRDPVRVSSFGSLRHFRPEQAPPGAGERCLDCAAEPTCPYSAPRIYGRFLDEGRTGWPLDVLTPEPTRESVFRALREGPYGRCVYHCDNDAVDHQVVSLEFTGGATATFTMTAFNRARPRETSIYGTHGELFCDGTRITHYDFLTDSTELIDVAAANDGMIESGHGGGDGGLLASFLPAVAAGDPAMVATSGEDALHSHLLVFAAEQARLEGRVVHFDPVSPAPVPASAPVPGSGRFR, translated from the coding sequence ATGCCCCCCGTACGAGTGCTGATTGTGGGAGCGGGGTCGCGCGGCGGCGGCTACGCGGAATGGATCCGGCGCCATCGCGACGTCGCCGAGGTGGTGGCGGTGGCCGAGCCGCGGCCGGAATACCGCGAGCCGCTGGCCGAGGCGCACGGGATCGCGCCCGAACTGCGCTTCGCCGACTGGCGCGAGGCCGCGGCGCTGCCCCGGCTGGCCGACGCCGCGCTGGTGTGCACGCTGGACGACGCCCACCTCGAGCCGGCCGTGGCGCTGGCCGACCGGGGCTACCACCTGCTGGTGGAGAAGCCTCTGGCGCAGACCCGGGCCGACTGCGAGGCGATCGTGGCCGCCGCGCACCGCAACGACGTGCTGCTGGGCGTGTGCCACGTGCTGCGCTACACCGCCTACACCCGGATGCTCAAGGAGATCATCGACTCCGGGCGGATCGGCGAGATCGTCAGCGTCGACCACGTCGAACCGGTCGGCTTCTGGCACCAGGCCCACTCCTATGTGCGCGGCAACTGGCGGCGCACGGCGGACACCGCTCCGATGCTGATGGCGAAGTCCTGCCACGACCTGGACTGGCTGCGCCACATGATCGGCAGGGACCCGGTCAGGGTGTCGTCGTTCGGCTCGCTGCGGCACTTCCGCCCCGAGCAGGCCCCGCCCGGCGCGGGCGAGCGCTGCCTGGACTGCGCGGCCGAGCCCACCTGCCCCTACTCCGCACCCCGGATCTACGGCCGGTTCCTGGACGAGGGCCGCACGGGCTGGCCGCTGGACGTGCTCACACCCGAGCCCACGCGGGAGTCGGTCTTCCGGGCGCTGCGCGAGGGCCCCTACGGGCGCTGCGTCTACCACTGCGACAACGACGCGGTGGACCACCAGGTGGTGTCGCTGGAGTTCACCGGCGGCGCGACGGCGACGTTCACGATGACCGCCTTCAACCGGGCGCGCCCGCGCGAGACGTCGATCTACGGCACCCACGGCGAGCTGTTCTGCGACGGCACCCGCATCACCCACTACGACTTCCTCACCGACTCCACCGAGCTGATCGACGTCGCCGCGGCCAACGACGGCATGATCGAGTCGGGTCACGGCGGCGGCGACGGCGGGCTGCTGGCGTCCTTCCTGCCCGCCGTCGCGGCCGGCGACCCCGCGATGGTCGCCACCAGCGGCGAGGACGCGCTGCACTCGCACCTGCTGGTCTTCGCCGCCGAGCAGGCGAGGCTGGAGGGCCGTGTGGTGCACTTCGACCCCGTGTCCCCGGCCCCCGTCCCGGCCTCCGCCCCGGTCCCCGGTTCGGGCCGCTTCCGGTAG
- a CDS encoding energy-coupling factor transporter transmembrane component T family protein: MSVIGLYVPGTGPVYRIPAGAKLLVLLVTVTAVLLVGDPWAALGAAAGAALLYPLCSPAHRYLWRTLRPLLPFLVAIAAFQAFTAGWEVGLRVCAQLTTAVLLAGLVTLTTRVSEMLALFERLAAPLRLVGARPDRVALVLALTIRCIPMVATAWRASREAYAARGLRGRPHLMVVPVIVNLIRSAESLGQAMSARGMD, translated from the coding sequence GTGAGCGTGATCGGGCTCTACGTCCCCGGCACCGGACCCGTGTACCGGATACCGGCGGGCGCGAAACTGCTGGTCCTGCTGGTGACGGTGACCGCGGTGCTGCTGGTCGGCGACCCGTGGGCCGCACTGGGCGCGGCGGCGGGCGCGGCACTGCTCTACCCGCTGTGCAGCCCGGCGCATCGGTACCTGTGGCGCACCCTGCGCCCGCTGCTGCCCTTCCTCGTGGCCATCGCGGCCTTCCAGGCGTTCACCGCGGGCTGGGAGGTGGGCCTGCGGGTCTGCGCCCAGTTGACCACCGCGGTGCTGCTGGCCGGACTGGTCACGCTCACCACCAGGGTCAGCGAGATGCTCGCCCTGTTCGAGCGGCTGGCCGCACCGCTGCGCCTGGTCGGCGCGCGCCCCGACCGGGTGGCCCTGGTGCTGGCGCTCACGATCCGCTGCATCCCCATGGTCGCCACGGCCTGGCGCGCCTCCCGCGAGGCCTACGCCGCCCGCGGCCTGCGCGGCAGGCCGCACCTGATGGTGGTCCCGGTCATCGTCAACCTGATCCGCTCGGCGGAGTCCCTCGGCCAGGCCATGAGCGCCCGCGGAATGGACTGA
- a CDS encoding energy-coupling factor ABC transporter ATP-binding protein produces the protein MLRLENVTHAYDGRRVLHDVSVDLAEHRIGVIGANGSGKSTLARMLNGLVVPDSGRVLLDGGDTRRHARAIRRRVGFVFSDADTQIIMPTVAEDVAIGLRGSGLSRAEVDQRVRAVLERHGLADHRDHPAHLLSGGQKQMLALASVLVTEPEVLVCDEPTTLLDLRNVHVIEQTLRALPQQVILLTHHLDTLAGFDRVLVMDEGRIVFDGAPQDAVDHYRKLMEPPAAPERRP, from the coding sequence ATGCTGCGACTGGAGAACGTGACGCACGCCTATGACGGGCGCCGCGTTCTGCACGACGTCTCCGTCGACCTGGCCGAGCACCGCATCGGGGTGATCGGCGCAAACGGGTCCGGCAAGTCGACCCTGGCCCGGATGCTCAACGGGCTGGTCGTCCCCGACTCCGGGCGGGTACTCCTCGACGGCGGGGACACCCGCCGCCACGCCCGGGCCATCCGCCGCAGGGTGGGCTTCGTCTTCTCCGACGCCGACACCCAGATCATCATGCCCACGGTCGCCGAGGACGTCGCGATCGGGCTGCGCGGCAGCGGGCTGAGCAGGGCCGAGGTCGACCAGCGGGTGCGCGCCGTCCTGGAGCGGCACGGTCTGGCCGATCACCGGGACCACCCCGCACACCTGCTCTCGGGCGGGCAGAAGCAGATGCTCGCGCTGGCCTCGGTGCTGGTCACCGAGCCCGAGGTCCTGGTCTGCGACGAGCCCACCACCCTGCTCGACCTGCGCAACGTGCACGTCATCGAGCAGACCCTGCGCGCGCTGCCGCAGCAGGTCATCCTGCTCACCCACCACCTGGACACGCTCGCCGGCTTCGACCGGGTGCTGGTCATGGATGAGGGCCGGATCGTCTTCGACGGAGCCCCGCAGGACGCCGTCGACCACTACCGGAAGCTGATGGAGCCGCCCGCGGCCCCGGAGCGGCGGCCGTGA
- a CDS encoding biotin transporter BioY, producing the protein MSESPTNHIRHRGLTARDAALVALFAALIAVLSMPVAIPVGPVPITLQTLGVMLAPSVLGAKRGTLAVVTFLALTLAGLPLLPGGRGGLTPFFGPTGGYMVGWIFAAVVIGLLVDRMLPRYRFWLGLLFNVIGGIGVVYLFGVPWTAQAVDDGLLATLIATFVFLPGDLVKAVIAAAIAAGVHRAYPIPPAGRRVEQESAPDGPR; encoded by the coding sequence ATGAGCGAATCCCCCACCAACCACATTCGCCATCGCGGGCTGACGGCCCGCGACGCCGCGCTCGTCGCGCTGTTCGCGGCGCTGATCGCGGTGCTGAGCATGCCGGTCGCCATCCCTGTCGGCCCGGTGCCCATCACGCTGCAGACGCTCGGGGTGATGCTGGCCCCGAGCGTCCTCGGCGCCAAGCGCGGCACGCTGGCGGTCGTCACCTTCCTGGCGCTCACGCTGGCCGGGCTCCCGCTGCTGCCCGGCGGGCGCGGCGGCCTCACCCCCTTCTTCGGGCCGACCGGCGGCTACATGGTCGGCTGGATCTTCGCCGCCGTGGTCATCGGCCTGCTGGTGGACCGGATGCTGCCCCGGTACCGGTTCTGGCTCGGCCTGCTGTTCAACGTCATCGGAGGCATCGGCGTCGTCTACCTGTTCGGGGTGCCGTGGACGGCGCAGGCCGTGGACGACGGACTGCTGGCCACGCTGATCGCGACATTCGTCTTCCTCCCCGGTGACCTGGTCAAGGCCGTCATCGCCGCGGCGATCGCCGCCGGCGTCCACCGCGCCTACCCGATCCCGCCCGCGGGCCGCCGCGTGGAGCAGGAGAGTGCGCCGGACGGGCCGAGGTGA
- a CDS encoding lactonase family protein, whose amino-acid sequence MAERRLLWIGTYTPDSDPAGTGSGIHRVRLDLRTGELGDEGVAARTSGPSFLAAHPGGRRVYAVNERAEGGVTGFAATAEGVLEELGAAATGGASPCHLIAHPGGRHVIAANYADGGVSVHPIGPGGAPGERSRLIGHSGGGPDAERQEGPHAHSVGVAPGGRHLLVADLGTDELRCIPFDPRAADPVGEPSIAARLTPGTGPRHLAVHPSGHVHVAGELDSRVHVLRWDAASSTAEPVDEAEATGVTGVDNFPAEVALSAGGDRLYVSNRGADTIATFEVSADGAKLRHLADTSTGGAWPRHFARVADLLVVANQNSGTLTALRIDPATGVPRAAEHHLPLPDPVCVLPAP is encoded by the coding sequence ATGGCCGAGCGGCGACTCCTGTGGATCGGTACCTACACCCCCGATTCCGACCCGGCGGGGACCGGCTCGGGCATCCACCGGGTCCGGCTCGACCTCCGGACCGGAGAGCTCGGCGACGAGGGGGTCGCCGCCAGGACGAGCGGGCCGTCCTTCCTCGCCGCGCACCCCGGCGGCCGGCGCGTCTACGCGGTCAACGAGCGCGCCGAGGGCGGCGTCACCGGATTCGCCGCCACCGCAGAGGGGGTGCTGGAGGAGCTGGGCGCCGCGGCCACGGGCGGAGCCTCGCCGTGCCATCTGATCGCGCACCCCGGCGGTCGGCACGTCATCGCCGCCAACTACGCCGACGGCGGCGTGTCGGTCCACCCGATCGGTCCGGGAGGCGCACCGGGGGAGCGTTCGCGGCTCATCGGGCACAGCGGAGGCGGTCCCGACGCCGAGCGGCAGGAGGGGCCGCACGCGCACAGCGTCGGCGTGGCGCCCGGTGGCCGGCACCTGCTCGTCGCCGATCTGGGGACCGACGAGCTGCGCTGCATCCCGTTCGACCCGCGGGCCGCCGACCCGGTGGGGGAGCCCTCGATCGCCGCGCGGCTCACGCCGGGGACCGGACCCCGGCACCTGGCCGTCCACCCCTCCGGCCACGTCCACGTGGCCGGTGAGCTCGACTCCCGGGTACACGTGCTGCGCTGGGACGCGGCCTCGTCCACCGCCGAACCGGTGGACGAGGCCGAGGCCACCGGCGTCACCGGCGTCGACAATTTCCCGGCCGAGGTCGCGCTCTCCGCTGGCGGCGACCGCCTCTACGTGAGCAACCGCGGCGCCGACACCATCGCGACCTTCGAGGTCAGCGCCGACGGCGCGAAGCTGCGCCACCTGGCCGACACCTCCACCGGCGGCGCCTGGCCGCGGCACTTCGCGCGGGTGGCCGACCTCCTGGTGGTCGCCAACCAGAACTCCGGCACGCTGACCGCCCTGCGCATCGACCCCGCCACCGGCGTCCCGCGGGCCGCGGAGCACCACTTGCCCCTCCCCGACCCGGTCTGCGTCCTGCCCGCGCCCTAG
- a CDS encoding thioesterase II family protein: MSEDTGQDRNLICFPHAGGNGGSYLPWLPELADRFHVWAAATRGSGLPTAPERHWRLLTGRYADDLAAIDGELVLYGHSMGTLYAYETARELRRRGRAVAHLVVSGREAPHRAKSLELPEDPVELVRRVAERYGGVPREVLAEPELMQVFGADMRDDFLAHGHYRWHEDAPLDIPVTAVAGADDTEVAESGLREWSRHTAGPFASALIPGGHFFTGAQLGRLFELLRSEPPGH; encoded by the coding sequence TTGAGCGAGGACACCGGCCAGGACCGGAACCTGATCTGCTTCCCGCACGCGGGCGGGAACGGCGGCTCCTACCTTCCCTGGCTGCCGGAACTGGCCGACCGCTTCCACGTCTGGGCCGCGGCCACCCGGGGAAGCGGCCTCCCGACCGCTCCCGAGCGGCACTGGCGACTCCTGACCGGGCGCTACGCCGACGACCTCGCGGCCATCGACGGGGAGCTGGTCCTCTACGGGCACAGCATGGGGACCCTGTACGCCTACGAGACCGCGCGGGAGCTGCGCCGACGCGGCAGGGCCGTCGCCCACCTGGTGGTGAGCGGGCGCGAGGCGCCGCACCGCGCAAAGTCGCTGGAGCTGCCGGAGGATCCGGTGGAGCTGGTGCGCCGGGTCGCCGAGCGCTACGGCGGCGTCCCCAGGGAGGTGCTGGCCGAACCGGAACTGATGCAGGTCTTCGGCGCGGACATGCGCGACGACTTCCTCGCCCACGGCCACTACCGGTGGCACGAGGACGCGCCGCTCGACATCCCGGTGACGGCCGTGGCCGGAGCCGACGACACCGAGGTGGCGGAGTCCGGTCTGCGGGAGTGGAGCCGGCACACCGCGGGCCCGTTCGCGAGCGCGCTGATCCCCGGCGGCCACTTCTTCACGGGCGCCCAACTGGGTCGCCTGTTCGAATTGCTCCGGAGCGAACCGCCGGGGCACTGA
- a CDS encoding GTP-binding protein: protein MSTKIVIAGGFGAGKTTLVGSVSEIPPVTTEAVMTEASVEHDDISATPEKVTTTVAMDFGRLTLDQQLIMYMFGTPGQARFWFMWDDIVRGAVGAVIVVDSRRLADCFDAIDYFEKNQHIPYVVALNRFDDELAYTAEEIREALEISADVPVIDFDARERTSSGEVLKRLLKYTLSRPKDAELVG from the coding sequence ATGTCGACCAAGATCGTCATCGCCGGCGGCTTCGGCGCCGGGAAGACGACCCTGGTCGGCTCGGTGTCGGAGATCCCGCCGGTGACGACCGAGGCCGTGATGACCGAGGCCAGCGTCGAGCACGACGACATCTCGGCCACGCCGGAGAAGGTCACGACGACCGTCGCCATGGACTTCGGTCGGCTCACCCTGGACCAACAGCTGATCATGTACATGTTCGGCACGCCGGGCCAGGCCCGTTTCTGGTTCATGTGGGACGACATCGTCCGCGGTGCCGTCGGCGCGGTCATCGTCGTGGACAGCCGCCGCCTGGCGGACTGCTTCGACGCCATCGACTACTTCGAGAAGAACCAGCACATCCCCTACGTCGTGGCGCTGAACCGCTTCGACGACGAACTCGCCTACACCGCCGAGGAGATCCGCGAGGCCCTGGAGATCAGCGCCGACGTGCCGGTCATCGACTTCGACGCCAGGGAGCGCACGTCCTCCGGCGAGGTCCTCAAGCGGTTGCTCAAGTACACCCTCTCGCGCCCGAAGGACGCCGAACTCGTCGGCTGA
- a CDS encoding DUF742 domain-containing protein codes for MSKRRRRGARIRPYTFTGGRTRSRHPLMVQTLVSTADPGTEPPKNLMPESQDIHRLCREARSVAEIAAQLKIPLGVTQVLLSDLADQDLIYIHPTITGHSPSENQVLERALRGLERLFQ; via the coding sequence ATGAGCAAACGCAGGCGAAGGGGCGCGCGCATTCGCCCCTACACCTTCACGGGAGGGCGCACCCGCTCGCGCCACCCGCTGATGGTGCAGACGCTCGTCTCCACCGCGGATCCCGGGACCGAGCCGCCGAAGAACCTGATGCCCGAGTCGCAGGACATCCACCGGCTCTGCCGGGAGGCGCGGTCGGTCGCCGAGATCGCGGCGCAGCTCAAGATCCCGCTGGGCGTGACCCAGGTCCTGCTGAGCGACCTGGCCGACCAGGACCTGATCTACATCCATCCCACCATCACCGGACACAGTCCGTCGGAAAACCAAGTTCTGGAGAGGGCGCTCCGTGGACTCGAACGTCTCTTCCAATGA
- a CDS encoding roadblock/LC7 domain-containing protein yields the protein MEHRLSESAENFTWLISNFVSEVPGVEHAVVVSSDGLLLTSSRDFSEQNAEQLAAIASGLQSLADGTARMFGKGDSEQLILRMKRGYLFVMSISDGSSLAVLTSGDADMKIVAYQMTLLVENAGHVLTPQLRSVLREVIAR from the coding sequence ATGGAACACCGCTTGAGTGAGAGCGCGGAGAACTTCACCTGGCTCATCTCCAACTTCGTCTCCGAAGTGCCGGGGGTCGAGCACGCCGTCGTGGTCTCCTCCGACGGCCTCCTGCTGACCTCTTCCCGTGACTTCTCGGAGCAGAACGCCGAACAGCTCGCCGCGATCGCCAGCGGTCTGCAGAGTCTCGCCGACGGCACCGCCCGGATGTTCGGCAAGGGCGACTCCGAACAGCTCATCCTGCGGATGAAGCGCGGGTATCTGTTCGTCATGTCGATCAGCGACGGATCCTCCCTCGCGGTCCTCACCTCCGGTGACGCCGACATGAAGATCGTGGCCTACCAGATGACGCTGCTGGTGGAGAACGCGGGACACGTGCTGACCCCTCAGCTCCGTTCCGTGCTCCGCGAGGTCATCGCACGTTGA
- a CDS encoding sensor histidine kinase → MTATLASLAMRDLTLVDSLLDIVEELEESTEDSELLDRLFKIDNLATRMRRNGENLLVLAGQDSGDPQMEPVPLLDVARAAISEISDYERVRLGRLPELFIAGPIADDISHLLAELLDNATAKSPDHAQVVISSQPMADGRLLLTVEDEGIGIPKPQLDALNERLSGSPVLDQQVVRHMGLYVVSRIAHRHELEVQLEARAFRGMSAHVVVPAGMFSETGPAPERPERPAPVRTPMPVPPVRAAPAAVSEPKPQESRTDMQQSQSPVTAAGLPRRSAHRTTSPLPTLPAEPEKEAAADGRPEEEQGGGASKAERIRADLEGFLEGERAANTDE, encoded by the coding sequence GTGACCGCCACCCTGGCCAGCCTCGCGATGCGCGACCTCACCCTGGTCGACTCGCTGCTGGACATCGTCGAAGAGCTCGAAGAGAGCACCGAGGACTCCGAACTGCTCGACCGGCTGTTCAAGATCGACAACCTCGCCACCCGGATGCGCCGCAACGGCGAGAACCTCCTGGTGCTGGCCGGTCAGGACAGCGGCGACCCGCAGATGGAGCCCGTTCCGCTGCTCGACGTGGCCCGCGCGGCGATCTCGGAGATCAGCGACTACGAGCGCGTGCGCCTCGGCCGGCTGCCCGAGCTGTTCATCGCCGGCCCGATCGCCGACGACATCAGCCACCTGCTGGCCGAACTCCTGGACAACGCCACCGCGAAGTCCCCCGACCACGCGCAGGTCGTCATCAGCTCGCAGCCGATGGCCGACGGCCGGCTCCTGCTCACGGTCGAGGACGAGGGCATCGGCATCCCGAAGCCGCAGCTCGACGCGCTCAACGAGCGGCTGAGCGGCTCCCCGGTCCTCGACCAGCAGGTCGTCAGGCACATGGGCCTCTACGTCGTCAGCCGCATCGCGCACCGCCACGAGCTGGAGGTGCAGTTGGAGGCCCGGGCGTTCCGGGGCATGAGCGCCCACGTCGTCGTGCCCGCCGGAATGTTCAGCGAGACCGGACCGGCTCCCGAGCGCCCGGAGCGCCCCGCCCCGGTGCGGACGCCGATGCCCGTCCCGCCGGTCAGGGCCGCGCCGGCCGCCGTTTCCGAACCGAAGCCGCAGGAGAGCAGAACGGACATGCAGCAGTCACAGTCACCCGTGACGGCTGCCGGCCTGCCGCGCCGCAGCGCCCACCGCACCACGTCGCCGCTGCCGACCCTGCCGGCCGAGCCGGAGAAGGAAGCCGCGGCGGACGGGCGGCCGGAGGAGGAGCAGGGCGGCGGCGCCAGCAAGGCCGAGCGGATCCGCGCCGATCTGGAGGGCTTCCTCGAGGGCGAGCGGGCGGCGAACACGGATGAGTAG
- a CDS encoding LacI family DNA-binding transcriptional regulator, which yields MAATTSQSSSDDTRRPVGIGEVAARAGVSPGTVSNVLNRPERVAEATRRRVEEAIRELDYVRNSSGSSLRSGRTDSIGLLVLDVTNPFFTEVARGVEDEATAEGLAVLLLNSAERADRQRRSLRLLAEQRAAGAVVMPIDDDLSDLLWLRQRGISWVLLDRGDIEVEEGCSVCVDNHAGGLAAGRHLISLGHERISFVSGPFAIEQCRDRLAGLRSACAEAGLDPHEAVRVVETPQLNARSGEDAAEAVLAGGPRRRPQAVFCANDQLALGLLKSLGRRGIRAPEDISVMGYDDIDVASLIHPGLTSVAQPKYEMGRAAMRLLLAELNDPGHRHERLRFEPTLVARGSTSARR from the coding sequence TTGGCAGCCACCACCTCCCAGTCGTCATCCGATGACACGCGCCGCCCGGTGGGGATCGGTGAGGTCGCGGCGCGCGCGGGTGTGTCGCCCGGCACGGTCTCCAACGTTCTCAACCGCCCCGAACGGGTGGCCGAGGCGACCCGGCGGCGCGTCGAGGAGGCCATCCGCGAGCTCGACTACGTGCGCAACTCCTCCGGTAGCAGCCTGCGCTCGGGCCGCACCGATTCGATCGGGCTGCTCGTCCTCGACGTCACCAACCCCTTCTTCACCGAGGTCGCCCGGGGGGTCGAGGACGAGGCCACCGCTGAGGGCCTCGCGGTGCTCCTGCTCAACTCGGCCGAGCGCGCCGACCGCCAGCGCCGGTCGCTGCGCCTGCTCGCCGAGCAGCGGGCCGCGGGCGCCGTGGTCATGCCGATCGACGACGACCTGTCCGACCTGCTGTGGCTGCGCCAGCGCGGAATCTCCTGGGTGCTGCTGGACCGCGGCGACATCGAGGTCGAGGAGGGATGCAGCGTCTGCGTGGACAACCACGCCGGCGGCCTGGCAGCGGGGCGGCACCTGATCAGTCTCGGCCACGAGCGGATCTCCTTCGTCAGCGGCCCCTTCGCGATCGAGCAGTGCCGCGACCGCCTGGCCGGGCTGCGGAGCGCGTGCGCCGAGGCGGGACTGGACCCCCACGAGGCCGTGCGCGTCGTGGAGACGCCGCAGCTCAACGCCAGATCCGGTGAGGACGCCGCCGAGGCCGTCCTGGCCGGCGGCCCGCGCCGGCGCCCGCAGGCGGTCTTCTGCGCCAACGACCAGTTGGCGCTGGGGCTGCTGAAGTCGCTGGGGCGGCGCGGCATCCGGGCCCCGGAGGACATCTCGGTGATGGGCTACGACGACATCGACGTCGCCTCGCTCATCCATCCGGGCCTGACCAGCGTGGCCCAGCCCAAGTACGAGATGGGCCGCGCAGCGATGCGGCTGCTGCTCGCCGAGCTCAACGACCCCGGCCACCGGCACGAGCGCCTGCGTTTCGAGCCGACGCTCGTCGCGCGCGGCTCCACCTCGGCGCGGCGCTGA
- a CDS encoding hemerythrin domain-containing protein — protein MARDAITLIKQDHRDMEEMFDRLSRNRDERSRLLPEMAARFLAHSRAEEQQVYPVVAREAGERKEVHHGAEEHHEAEAMLRRLQETDPGSAQFDDRLKEFVDAVKHHIEEEESEVLPGLADAVGKDRLKELGDAFDRMRQEEVRRLMAGSAEERSKMVKEQLAEEVDRARRASH, from the coding sequence ATGGCCCGCGACGCCATCACGCTGATCAAGCAGGACCACCGCGACATGGAGGAGATGTTCGACCGGCTGAGCCGGAACCGGGACGAGCGCTCCCGGCTGCTCCCGGAGATGGCCGCCCGCTTCCTGGCGCACAGCCGCGCCGAGGAGCAGCAGGTCTACCCGGTCGTCGCGCGGGAAGCGGGGGAGAGGAAAGAGGTGCACCACGGCGCGGAGGAGCACCACGAGGCCGAGGCGATGCTGCGCCGGCTGCAGGAGACCGACCCCGGCTCCGCCCAGTTCGACGACCGGCTGAAGGAGTTCGTCGACGCGGTCAAGCACCACATCGAGGAGGAGGAGAGCGAGGTCCTGCCCGGACTGGCCGACGCCGTCGGCAAGGATCGCCTCAAGGAGCTGGGCGACGCGTTCGACCGCATGCGCCAGGAGGAGGTGCGTCGGCTGATGGCGGGCAGCGCCGAAGAGCGCTCCAAGATGGTCAAGGAGCAGCTCGCCGAAGAGGTGGACCGCGCGCGGCGCGCCTCGCACTGA
- a CDS encoding DUF6098 family protein, producing MSGAEDEYGASERPRDEGGDAPRLPVLRGLDELVELIEGRRGLYLRYSHGPAHDSGSLSLDYESGLELPGLSATVLDPEPWWRRPLADWLARQVCKYAGIAEEGESRRAWILAGRVTARGPDHEPLLVDVDPVAWLDGAVIREAHARYEQRFDVGRDSTR from the coding sequence ATGAGCGGGGCGGAGGACGAGTACGGGGCATCGGAGCGCCCGCGCGACGAGGGCGGGGACGCGCCGCGGTTGCCCGTGCTGCGCGGACTGGACGAGCTCGTGGAGTTGATCGAGGGGCGCAGAGGACTGTACCTGCGCTATTCCCACGGGCCCGCGCACGACAGCGGGAGCCTGAGCCTGGACTACGAGAGCGGTCTGGAACTGCCGGGGCTCTCGGCCACCGTGCTCGACCCCGAACCCTGGTGGCGGCGCCCCCTCGCCGACTGGCTGGCCCGCCAGGTCTGCAAGTACGCGGGCATCGCGGAGGAGGGGGAGTCCCGCCGGGCCTGGATCCTCGCCGGGCGGGTGACGGCGCGCGGGCCGGACCACGAGCCGCTGCTCGTCGACGTCGACCCGGTGGCCTGGCTGGACGGCGCCGTCATCCGGGAGGCGCACGCCCGCTACGAGCAGCGCTTCGACGTCGGACGGGACTCGACCCGGTGA
- a CDS encoding SDR family oxidoreductase: MSDTADDTTTPGAGRDVYASYDRIAIVTGGDSGIGRATVVALAEQGFDVGLTYHEDEEGARGAAEEAHRAERGVAVRRHDLTDPVSGSRAVEELADELGGVGVLVNNAGVGTERALLETDYEQWRAALAVDLDGPFLCSRFAGLRMAERGRGGRIINVTSVHEDLPRVGAGPYCAAKGGLRMLTRTLALELSAYGITANAVAPGEIATPMTGQHEQPPEPDSRGGYPLARPGDAHEVAAVVAFLASPAASYVTGATVFVDGGLTLMGPQAAGALSSPRWRAG; encoded by the coding sequence GTGTCCGACACAGCCGACGACACCACCACGCCGGGCGCAGGGCGGGACGTCTACGCCTCCTACGACCGGATCGCGATCGTCACCGGGGGCGACAGCGGAATCGGCCGGGCGACCGTCGTGGCGCTGGCCGAACAGGGATTCGACGTCGGACTGACCTACCACGAGGACGAGGAGGGGGCGCGGGGCGCGGCCGAGGAGGCGCATCGGGCCGAGCGCGGCGTCGCGGTGCGCCGGCACGACCTCACCGACCCCGTCTCCGGCTCCCGGGCGGTCGAGGAGCTGGCCGACGAGCTCGGCGGCGTGGGCGTCCTGGTCAACAACGCCGGGGTCGGCACCGAGCGCGCCCTGCTGGAGACGGACTACGAGCAGTGGCGCGCGGCGCTGGCGGTCGATCTCGACGGGCCGTTCCTGTGCTCGCGGTTCGCGGGGCTGCGCATGGCCGAGCGGGGCCGCGGCGGGCGCATCATCAATGTGACCAGCGTCCACGAGGACCTCCCGCGCGTGGGGGCCGGACCCTACTGCGCGGCGAAGGGCGGCCTGCGGATGCTGACCCGCACCCTGGCGCTGGAGCTGAGCGCGTACGGCATCACCGCCAACGCCGTGGCGCCGGGGGAGATCGCGACCCCCATGACCGGTCAGCACGAGCAGCCCCCTGAACCGGACTCGCGCGGCGGCTACCCGCTGGCCCGGCCGGGCGACGCCCATGAGGTGGCCGCGGTCGTCGCGTTCCTGGCGAGTCCCGCGGCGTCCTACGTCACCGGCGCGACGGTGTTCGTGGACGGCGGGCTGACCCTGATGGGCCCGCAGGCGGCGGGGGCGCTGTCGTCACCGCGGTGGCGTGCCGGATGA